In Haloarcula marismortui ATCC 43049, the following proteins share a genomic window:
- a CDS encoding orc1/cdc6 family replication initiation protein produces the protein MDSDDESEAVHSVFNTVSQEGGKIFEQREILQIDYVPSENRIVGRDEQIEKVAGEIGPIVVGQPPNSIIIYGKTGCGKSLVAKHVSKIAREEAENRGVKLATGYVNCQQAKGNSDALSKYGRAINPPESGVKFPTRGISENEYFERVWSVLNEFYDAAIIVLDEVDKLNNDDLLMALSRAGEDGSVDVPIGVIAVSNKINYRDKMSERTKSSFGHNEFIFEPYDADQIREILQNRTDAFADGVLDDGVIPRAAALSAKEHGDARKAMRLLRYAGDQANKENAERVKESHLTDARASAEVDRLLELISGLPPHSKHVLLALANLTKNHPDREWFRTVRVREIYLEVCDRSGADPLSAERTRQLLNELCFLEVAGSRRGTGEGKGHYSQYTLLWDADIVLTLGN, from the coding sequence ATGGATAGTGACGATGAATCGGAAGCCGTTCATAGCGTCTTTAATACCGTCAGTCAGGAAGGAGGAAAAATTTTTGAGCAGCGAGAGATCCTCCAGATTGACTATGTCCCCAGCGAGAATCGGATTGTCGGTCGCGACGAGCAAATTGAGAAGGTTGCTGGAGAGATTGGACCAATTGTTGTTGGTCAGCCACCGAACTCTATCATCATCTACGGAAAAACAGGGTGTGGTAAATCCCTCGTCGCAAAACACGTCTCTAAGATTGCACGAGAAGAGGCTGAAAATCGAGGCGTGAAACTTGCTACTGGATATGTCAACTGCCAGCAGGCAAAGGGTAACTCTGACGCTCTAAGTAAGTACGGGCGCGCTATCAATCCGCCAGAAAGTGGGGTAAAATTCCCAACCCGAGGAATTTCTGAAAATGAGTATTTTGAGCGAGTCTGGTCAGTGCTCAACGAGTTTTATGATGCTGCAATCATTGTTCTGGATGAAGTTGACAAACTCAACAACGATGATCTGCTGATGGCGCTTTCTCGAGCAGGAGAGGACGGAAGCGTTGATGTCCCGATCGGAGTGATTGCGGTATCGAATAAAATCAATTATCGGGACAAAATGAGCGAACGAACAAAGAGTTCGTTCGGGCACAATGAGTTCATATTTGAACCATACGATGCAGATCAGATTCGAGAGATTTTGCAAAACCGGACTGATGCCTTCGCAGATGGAGTTCTTGATGACGGTGTAATTCCTCGTGCTGCGGCACTGAGCGCTAAGGAACACGGGGACGCGCGAAAGGCCATGCGTCTTCTTCGGTATGCTGGCGATCAGGCAAACAAAGAGAATGCTGAGCGAGTGAAAGAGTCACACCTTACTGATGCACGCGCTTCAGCAGAGGTTGACCGACTTCTTGAACTCATATCAGGACTGCCACCCCATAGCAAGCACGTCTTACTCGCGCTCGCGAACCTCACTAAGAATCACCCTGACCGAGAATGGTTCCGGACTGTGCGAGTCCGTGAAATATATCTTGAAGTGTGCGACCGGAGCGGGGCCGACCCTCTTTCGGCTGAGCGAACCCGACAATTACTCAACGAACTCTGCTTCTTAGAAGTCGCAGGGAGTCGGCGAGGGACTGGTGAGGGCAAAGGACACTACAGCCAATATACTCTCCTGTGGGACGCAGATATCGTTCTTACCCTCGGTAACTGA
- a CDS encoding homing endonuclease associated repeat-containing protein: MSYSDEELLTHIRELAAELGETPSVNQMSAAEGRPSGSTYRHRFDSWSDAVEQAGVEPTDQSGPYTKTELLEHIRALATELGRPPTLEDLNADDDRPSFKPYRRVFDTWNAALTAAGFDPNHAMSHTEPEGYSDAELLTHIQELAEELGRPPTQDEMHQADDRPSESTYKRRFESWTSAIEEAGFDSGRKTSSYSEAELLDLLRDLATELGETPSVQQLNAAEDYPSRAVYRNRFGSWSAALEAANLE, encoded by the coding sequence ATGAGCTACAGTGATGAGGAACTCCTGACCCACATCCGAGAGCTGGCAGCAGAACTCGGTGAAACACCCTCAGTGAATCAAATGAGTGCCGCAGAGGGACGCCCAAGCGGGAGTACATACCGGCACCGGTTTGACTCATGGAGTGACGCCGTCGAGCAGGCGGGGGTAGAACCAACCGACCAATCAGGTCCATACACCAAGACAGAACTGTTAGAACATATCCGGGCGCTTGCAACCGAGCTAGGTCGGCCACCGACATTGGAAGATCTGAATGCGGATGACGATCGCCCGAGTTTCAAGCCATACCGTCGGGTATTCGACACGTGGAATGCCGCGCTTACCGCCGCCGGGTTTGACCCAAATCACGCTATGTCACACACGGAGCCAGAGGGGTACTCTGACGCCGAATTGCTCACACATATTCAAGAATTAGCCGAAGAGTTAGGGCGACCGCCGACGCAAGATGAAATGCATCAGGCCGATGACCGGCCCAGCGAAAGTACGTATAAGCGACGATTCGAGTCCTGGACCAGCGCAATTGAGGAGGCGGGTTTTGACTCGGGTCGAAAAACTAGCTCATACTCTGAAGCCGAATTACTGGATCTGCTTCGGGACTTAGCTACCGAACTTGGTGAAACGCCGTCAGTGCAGCAGTTGAATGCTGCCGAGGACTATCCGAGCCGAGCAGTGTACAGGAATCGATTCGGTTCGTGGAGCGCGGCGTTGGAGGCCGCTAATTTGGAGTGA
- a CDS encoding archaellin/type IV pilin N-terminal domain-containing protein, whose translation MFEKIANENERGQVGIGTLIVFIAMVLVAAIAAGVLINTAGFLQSSAEQTGQESSDQVTNQIQVASKVGIVGGQGASDTIAIQSPSGNQFAIESGSTVTATEVTDNNDDGYILVDSPQGNELAVDGGDQIRLTRESGSQVEITNEDTGVSITSSKLDLKDASGSDTLKFVRTYEDPVNGQLQLQSVTIDNTGTADSTDDGVSATLSTGENTEKYIPLTDGSSKAIIGNGETVTVTSDSDSGSTLSAGAETLSVDPGDEVLFEVTGDSEVTITNQESGSSISYNPLDGSNYLSGTAGSGSTLKLSVSDDGSATSLDVTSGLTGLTTGDFATGPGNEIQLVNEDYNAGGGGVGTLNIVAIKGSGADQINMEETTITTIGPDGTNTLTYSDDGATEDQTFAVESIQDDDDSLPVMTDSDRFRVVIDPGTLETGETMTLEVTTESGATTEIRISVPNTLAGESAVQV comes from the coding sequence ATGTTCGAGAAAATCGCTAACGAGAACGAACGCGGGCAGGTCGGGATTGGCACCCTCATCGTGTTCATCGCGATGGTGCTAGTCGCGGCCATTGCCGCGGGCGTGCTCATCAACACGGCCGGGTTCCTGCAGTCCAGTGCAGAACAGACCGGTCAGGAATCGAGTGATCAAGTAACAAACCAGATTCAGGTCGCATCAAAAGTCGGGATCGTGGGCGGTCAGGGTGCATCTGATACCATTGCGATCCAGTCTCCGTCCGGAAATCAGTTTGCGATAGAATCTGGGTCTACGGTCACCGCAACTGAAGTCACCGATAATAACGATGACGGATACATTTTAGTTGATTCTCCGCAAGGTAACGAACTTGCAGTAGATGGTGGAGACCAAATCAGATTGACGAGAGAAAGTGGCTCACAGGTCGAGATTACTAATGAGGACACTGGCGTCTCAATCACTAGCTCTAAGCTAGACCTGAAAGACGCTAGTGGAAGTGATACGCTAAAATTCGTTCGGACATATGAAGATCCAGTTAATGGTCAACTGCAACTGCAGTCCGTGACTATAGACAATACTGGTACTGCAGATAGCACCGACGATGGGGTCTCAGCAACCCTTTCGACTGGTGAAAATACTGAAAAATACATTCCACTTACCGATGGAAGTAGTAAAGCGATCATCGGGAACGGAGAAACAGTCACGGTGACCTCTGACAGCGATAGCGGTTCAACTCTTAGTGCTGGGGCTGAAACCCTGAGTGTTGACCCTGGAGACGAGGTGTTGTTTGAAGTCACCGGTGACAGCGAGGTTACCATTACAAATCAAGAAAGTGGGAGTTCCATTTCCTACAATCCCTTGGATGGCAGTAACTACCTCAGTGGTACTGCTGGATCTGGCAGCACCCTGAAGCTCTCGGTAAGCGACGACGGGTCTGCTACCAGCCTTGACGTTACCTCCGGACTTACTGGTCTTACGACCGGAGATTTCGCAACCGGGCCTGGTAACGAGATTCAGCTGGTCAATGAGGATTACAACGCCGGCGGTGGTGGCGTTGGTACGCTCAATATTGTCGCGATCAAAGGTTCCGGTGCCGACCAAATTAACATGGAAGAGACCACGATCACGACAATCGGTCCGGATGGCACCAATACGCTAACCTACAGCGATGACGGTGCCACCGAGGACCAGACCTTCGCTGTCGAATCAATTCAGGATGACGACGACTCACTGCCAGTGATGACTGACTCGGATCGATTCCGAGTCGTTATTGACCCAGGGACACTCGAAACCGGCGAAACGATGACTCTCGAAGTCACGACGGAGTCCGGTGCAACCACCGAGATTCGGATCAGCGTTCCGAATACCCTGGCTGGCGAGTCCGCCGTTCAGGTATAA
- a CDS encoding winged helix-turn-helix domain-containing protein translates to MAGDKPGPEQEVSDEELLRVLALAYKPALGTTEIADCVDLSRQAIDRRMKQLEEIRLVESGKFGSTRAWWLTDDGRRQVSDSELNEPSSQ, encoded by the coding sequence ATGGCTGGCGACAAGCCAGGCCCTGAGCAAGAGGTCAGTGACGAAGAACTCCTTCGCGTGCTTGCTTTGGCCTACAAACCGGCGCTCGGAACCACTGAAATCGCAGACTGCGTTGATCTTAGCAGACAGGCTATTGATCGACGGATGAAGCAGCTCGAAGAGATACGCCTCGTTGAATCTGGAAAGTTCGGGTCGACCAGAGCGTGGTGGTTGACTGACGACGGGAGGCGTCAGGTCTCCGATTCCGAATTGAACGAGCCGTCGAGCCAGTAA
- a CDS encoding FaeA/PapI family transcriptional regulator, whose product MSTKGPDPKVTDSELLQAVMSTNEPFATAKQVAEQVGLSSWRVRQRMSQLAGSGDIQRSQLGNGPYIYWLDGSFNSESET is encoded by the coding sequence ATGAGTACCAAAGGCCCCGACCCCAAGGTCACCGACTCCGAGTTGCTTCAGGCCGTAATGAGTACCAACGAACCGTTTGCCACTGCCAAGCAGGTTGCAGAACAAGTTGGACTCTCGTCTTGGAGGGTCCGGCAGCGGATGAGTCAGTTAGCAGGCTCTGGCGATATTCAAAGATCTCAGCTCGGGAATGGGCCGTACATTTACTGGCTCGACGGCTCGTTCAATTCGGAATCGGAGACCTGA